One region of Synergistaceae bacterium genomic DNA includes:
- a CDS encoding DUF86 domain-containing protein — MADRDVILLKAATIQRCLARIAEVTGFDPESLEDIDKQDIFVLNLQRAVQAAIDMAAHGAASEHLGIPETAAGNFTLLQQAGVIDDQLTEKMRKMTGFRNIAVHDYEALDIEILKSILVHRLKDLEGFYSAMLKRFEK; from the coding sequence ATGGCTGACCGGGATGTGATTCTGTTGAAAGCGGCGACAATCCAGAGATGCCTGGCGCGGATAGCCGAGGTCACCGGCTTTGATCCTGAGAGCCTTGAGGACATAGACAAGCAGGACATTTTTGTCCTCAACCTCCAGCGGGCGGTTCAGGCCGCCATCGACATGGCCGCTCACGGGGCAGCCTCGGAGCACCTGGGCATTCCCGAGACCGCCGCCGGAAACTTCACCCTGCTGCAACAGGCCGGAGTTATTGATGATCAGCTAACGGAGAAGATGAGAAAAATGACGGGCTTCAGAAATATCGCCGTGCATGACTACGAGGCGCTGGACATCGAAATATTGAAATCCATCCTGGTTCACAGGCTTAAAGATTTAGAGGGCTTCTACAGCGCCATGCTTAAGCGATTTGAGAAATAG
- a CDS encoding nucleotidyltransferase domain-containing protein, which produces MQDAVKEAIKAFFEGDDNVRLAFLFGSMASGTARPDSDADVAVLFASPPSSLELVDLRTSLEEHLRRDADLISLNSAGSIIKMQVLKTGIQILGTKRDYEEFFVRTVNEYHDFKRIIAPLEEAVLRRRIYG; this is translated from the coding sequence TTGCAAGACGCTGTGAAAGAGGCGATTAAAGCCTTCTTCGAGGGGGACGATAACGTCCGCCTAGCCTTCCTCTTCGGCTCCATGGCCAGTGGGACTGCCCGTCCCGACAGCGATGCGGACGTGGCGGTTCTTTTTGCTTCGCCCCCTTCTTCCCTAGAACTAGTGGACCTGCGCACCAGCTTGGAAGAGCATCTGAGGCGGGATGCCGACCTGATCTCCCTGAACAGCGCGGGCTCCATAATAAAGATGCAGGTTCTTAAAACGGGAATTCAAATACTTGGAACAAAGAGAGATTACGAGGAGTTTTTCGTCAGGACCGTCAACGAATACCATGATTTCAAGCGAATAATCGCCCCTCTGGAAGAGGCTGTGCTGAGGAGGAGAATCTATGGCTGA
- a CDS encoding nucleotidyltransferase domain-containing protein — MKDCLDIKEKHLATLLQILNEHVPEREVWAFGSRVSGHAHRGSDLDLVLVGAEPVPIERLGALLDALEESSLPFFVDVLDWRGIPASFRENIKKERILLKKPT, encoded by the coding sequence ATGAAGGATTGCCTGGACATTAAAGAAAAACACCTGGCGACGTTGCTGCAAATCCTGAATGAGCATGTGCCAGAGCGGGAGGTATGGGCCTTTGGCTCCCGGGTCTCGGGGCACGCCCATCGGGGCTCTGATCTTGATCTGGTTCTTGTTGGAGCGGAGCCTGTCCCGATAGAGAGGCTCGGCGCTCTCCTGGACGCTCTTGAGGAGTCCTCACTGCCCTTTTTTGTCGATGTGTTGGACTGGCGTGGGATTCCGGCCTCCTTCAGGGAGAATATTAAAAAAGAGAGGATTCTTCTTAAGAAGCCAACCTGA